The following coding sequences are from one Rutidosis leptorrhynchoides isolate AG116_Rl617_1_P2 chromosome 11, CSIRO_AGI_Rlap_v1, whole genome shotgun sequence window:
- the LOC139875995 gene encoding histone deacetylase HDT1-like, protein MEFWGVEVKSGQPLEVNPGEGKLIHLSQACLGEIKSNKPSESVYLHVTIAEKKSVLATLYPERLPQQLFDLVFDQNFQLSHNWKNGSVYFYGYKVDQPTDEDEYPFNNHISEDMDSEEEEEALRLPVIYGQHEDNIVNKKDGKQKVKIVDPKKDKKADSDDSNSDNSDDSMSDDSDDSDEDNEDSSDSDDDSDEDEETPQKQQSEKKKHNESAIKTPSSNKKAKMSTPQKTEDSKKPHVDTPHPSKKPANKSNQKSPASTSDGAHSCKSCNRNFKSDGALKSHNQAKHASK, encoded by the exons ATGGAGTTTTGGG GTGTTGAGGTTAAAAGTGGCCAGCCACTTGAAGTAAACCCTGGTGAAGGCAAATTGATCCATCTGTCACAG GCCTGTCTTGGAGAAATCAAGAGTAACAAACCAAGTGAATCTGTTTACTTGCACGTTACCATTGCTGAAAAGAAATCTGTTCTTGCAACACTTTACCCTGAAAGGTTACCACAACAACTGTTTGACTTGGTGTTTGACCAAAACTTTCAGCTTTCACACAACTGGAAAAATGGCAGTGTGTATTTCTATGGATACAAAGTTGACCAGCCCACTGATGAAGATGAATATCCTTTTAACAACCACATT TCTGAAGATATGG attctgaagaggaagaagaggctcTTAGGCTCCCGGTTATTTATG GTCAGCATGAGGATAATATAGTTAACAAGAAGGATGGTAAGCAGAAGGTGAAGATTGTGGACCCCAAAAAGGATAAGAAAGCTGACTCTGATGATTCCAACTCTGACAATTCTGATGATTCGATGTCTGACGATTCTGATGATTCTGATGAG GATAATGAGGATTCTTCTGACAGTGATGACGATAGTGATGAGGATGAAGAGACACCACAGAAG CAACAATCTGAAAAGAAGAAACACAATGAGTCTGCTATTAAGACCCCTAGCAGTAACAAGAAGGCAAAAATGTCTACCCCTCAAAAGACTG AAGATAGCAAGAAACCACATGTAGACACCCCACACCCATCAAAGAAACCTGCAAACAAGTCGAACCAGAAAAGTCCAGCTTCTACATCTGATGGTGCTCATTCGTGCAAGTCTTGCAACAg GAACTTTAAGTCGGATGGTGCTCTTAAGTCTCACAATCAAGCTAAGCACGCAAGTAAATGA